The Tenrec ecaudatus isolate mTenEca1 chromosome 13, mTenEca1.hap1, whole genome shotgun sequence genome segment TAGTCCTTACAGATGTCTGGCTGGTAGTCCCAGCGCACCGTGGCACGAAGATGCTCGGGTGCTCGAATTGGACCTTTCCTGACCATTCCGGAGGAGGCATTGCCCATTGATGTATCCTTGGGCTTCAAGAATTTCTGATAACTGCCGATCCCCCGATAGATCTTGTCATCTTCCTTGCCCCTCAGCTCCTCCTGGATTTTCTGGCTGCGCTCAAAAATCGCTTGTGCATCAagctctttctcggtgtccagcTGGTAGACTGCGGTCGCTCCCATATCCTCGGGCCCCGCGGGTTTTGCAGAACGCGTGGACTTGTAGACCACACCTAGACTCTCGGGTTCGTTCTCCTCGCTGCTCAAGTGGTCGTAAGGCGCCTTTTGTCTACCGCTGCCACGCGTCATTTGTATCATCGGGTTGTGGATCGTCCGCTTCTTCTCCGGGCGAACCACAGTGCTGCCTtcctcgctgctgctgctgctgctctcctcCGGCTCGCGCTCGCAGACGGGGCGCTTCCTACAGCACGCAGCACCTTTCTGGCCGGGCTTTTTGAAGAGGAAGGTGCATACCTCATCGGTTGACTTCCCCGGAGAAAGTTGCTCTGCCATTTTGGAGTAGCTAGCTGCAAACAGCGCCAGGCGTATGGTCCGCGGCGCGGCAGGGGAACAGTGACCTCGAtaaagagacatgtttaaacatgttttgtttagaataaacctgtgcatataTTACTGAACTAGTTCTCTAGTAGAAATACTTTTTCACTCACCCTGGTATCAAATGCaataatttttgttctttaaaaattgCTACTAAATTTTTTAATATGCATAAAAAAGTCATTAGGAGCTAGAAAGAGCCAAAAAGAAATACTCTGTAATTTTAGCTTAAAAACGAACACAGTTACAGACACTAGTAGAGAAAAATATCCGAATTTCCAAAGTTCTAATTTTGATACGAACTAGAAATGATTGTTTCTGAAATTGAGGATGCTTTAAAAGTTAATGGGGTTAATTTCTGTACATGCTTCAATTGGATGAAccttggaaatatgctcagcaatatgtcagacacaaaaggacaaacacaaagGAGCACACAGTATATGATTTTACTTACAGCAAAAGGCAATGAGATCAAAGTTTTCGTGGTTAGTAGGGGTGAGAGGCTACACCCACCACAAAACAGActcacaaagtggctgcaaccataggctcacacctaacaattgtgaggacagcccaggactgggcagtgtttctttctgttgtacacagtttgctctgagtcaaagccaactcaatAGTATCTAACAAGAACATGAAAGAGAAGGGGTCCTGGGCCATGATTGCTGAAGGGGTGCCAAGTTTCTGTGTGGAGTGCTGTCAACACTTTATAGATAATAGCACAATATGATAAATTAATACCACCATACTGTACActtaaaatggttaaaatgaCAAATGTCTTGATATTATACCCCATGGTGAATGAATACAAAGGGTCCCCCCCCCCATACCCCAAAGGAAGttttctcaaagctatgtatttgtttttttggttttttttttaaagctacctaatcaccttcaaagtagtttttgttacatttaatacatttgtcaaatctgcaattcccttcttggaaatatttttcaaactcatctgtttggatggctggcaggaccttcctcgttttttttcttcacttcttctatatcaaatcactgtcctttcattggcagaaacaaaaagatgctGTGGGGCGTGAGGTCAGGTGTgtagagcaagagaggcatgctattttttgcccaaaactggcacactgagatagctggatgagcaggtgcactgtcatggtggcaaaaccagttgccacaaatcaggtcttttttgtcacacacagttacgcaatcttttcagaacctccaaatagaagGCTTGATTAACTTCCAGTCTGACCTGGaagaataaactccaaatgcactatccctgcacataaaaaacaaaacaaaacccaaatgagcaccatcttgatctttgatttcacttaacaagctgtTTTTGGGTGAGGTAACAAGGGCACCTTCCACTGGCTTgaatgatgtttgctttcagggtaagAATTGTACCATGTCTCATCCCCAGTAATGACCACGGGGAAAAAGTCTAGGTTACTTTGGAGCTGTACTTTCAAAGCCCGGCATGTTCCCACTGGATGGTCTTTttcttggtcagtcagaacccaaggcacatatTTCGCAGTGACccatctcattcccaaatctgttaaaattcactgaactaagctccatgATAGTCCAGATCATTTCccaatctcttcaatggtccatcgttGGTCTTCAAGGACAAGTACACACATTTTATCGATATTTTCATCGTTGTCCGTCTTCAAGTACACGTACAcacattttgttgacattttcattccTTCATGAAGCTGATGGATGTTTGTCATCCActgacatttcatttattttgaaatgagaaaaccacttctaCACTTGcgcttttccccatagcactgtccatataagctgtgttcaatatcacaacagttcctgtgacattttttcctgagcagggaacaaaatttcacagccaaactattctcttaaatcagccatcacaaaagaatgaggtttgagtgaaactgctttcatgaaaaatattCACCGTGataagagagaaccttcccaggtgatgcctctgggtgcactcagagcaagttgctagtTGCTTGCCTATACCATGATGAATACATTATCATCACCATGGTAATAATGTGATAACTTTATGTGGGTACATTGATTTGTGAAATATTCTTTGGCTTAGTAGCAGAAAAATGCCTATGAAGTATGTTAAGTGTTCAGCTTCTTTGGAGTTGGAAACATCGCTCTGCTTACtactatttttattattactgAAGAAAGAGTTGTACTAAGCAATACATTGTACTTGCTAGCACTcacaacaaataaatatattaatagatcTAGAACAAAAATTTCATTAATACTTGCAAAAAACActgcaaaacaacaaaacccaactaAAATGAAGCAAAAAAGTGGCCAGGTCTCTTACATTTAGGAGCAGAGCTTATCTAGAATGGGTGTACCAAGTCAATGCTATTTCCAAGATATGCATAATAAGATgggatgggggaaaaatgagctgatactaagggctcaagtagaaaggaaatgttttgaaaatgatgatggcaacatatgtataaatatgcttgacacaatggatgtatgtatggattatgatgagctgtaagagcccctcaatgaaacgatttaaaaatatatgcatgATAGGCAATCTTAAGGGGGAAAAATCTGATACAactttctgaaattgatcacttaTTTTCCAAAGGTTTAAGGATTGCTATAAGTTATATAAggcttttaaaaagagagagaaagtaaaactgaaatggacttgggagTCTTTAGCAATAAACAAGTTaatctcaaaaaacaaaagattgttATAAATTAATCAGAATAGTCAACACTTTTCTAGGAACCAgaattttaaaatggatcaattaaGAGCAAtatcctgctgagaatttgcacttttaaccatatatatatatatatatatatatagatagatagatagatagatagatagatagaaagatagatagactCACAAGCTACAGTTTTAAATAAAAAGTCCTCAGGTAATGCTTATAGATACCCAGGTGATTTTTATAGGTGAAAATGCAAATTGTCAGCAGGAGGTTTAAACAGAATGATCCAGTTCCGAGGTCAGCTTGAAACTCACTTGCTTTTTTAATGCTTAAGTTATCTGATCTAATGAAGAATACTCTGTTGAACAGCTCAGAGAACCCAGTAAATATTAGAAAGTGATCTATTATTTCTTTCTATTCTCAAAATATCATCCAAGTGGACCATATTTTGCACGAAGTTGAAATTCTGTTAACTTACAAAGAAAAATACCAAGGGAACTTTGAACATTATTATTTTAGACGCTTCTAAATAAATCATTCAACAAATGAATAAAATTTTGTGGTACTGAAACTTAGCATACTTGAAATCATCAACTTTTCCAAGCATTAAGACTGCAAATGCTAAACTTATGGAATGAATGCTGAAATAAGAGCTTTACAGGTTAGACTTTTCATATGCACTTCCAGTACGTATATCAACAAAATCCATTAAGACAAACTCATCTGAAGCTATTAGAAGACACTATAAAATAATTCCTAAATTTCTCCTAAATAAATTCAGATGGTTTCAGTTTTGTGTAAATAATTTCTTTCAtacataaaaccaaaacaaactccctgccatcaaattgattgtgatattgaccctacaggacatggtagaactgtccaTGTGGGTTCCCCATACTGTTACTCTTTACAGAATTTATACATAGGTGCCCAATATATGAGGGCACTTAAAAAACTCTTTTGAAGCCGCCTCCTCTTCCCCCACAACTCTCTCTAATTGAATGGTTTTtgagtaaaacagaaaaaaaaattggcTACTATTTCATTACTCCAATTTCAAATGCATCcttaatataattaaaaatatttttgtgtttgattccatgaacttttaggtCAATATCTTAAAGAAACTATTATTTTCCCCAATGCATTTTCTTATATTTGATACTAAAAGTGGAGGCATTATTCCTCTTACCACACcatctgaaattttaaaaatataattaaaaaaataatttttgctcatttcttttcttaaaaaattaaGTAATTTAAATTAGCAAAATTAAACTGAGATTTTGGAACCTTTAACTGGTGTTACTGATAAACTCATAATGACTATGTATATTCTCTTTCATATAAAAAAATCCAAACtttaaaaaggtatttgataaaatTTCCACGATACATATTTATCATGGAATTATAACAATGTCTATCACGTCTTTCACTTTTCAAAGCAAAAAGCCCCTTAAAAGTTCAGTATGGATGCTTATCTGCAAAGCAGTATTTATTTTTAGGTAGTGTAGtcaatatttaatttttcttctcaATGAAGTTGGGAAGAATTATGATCTTTAAAACAGAAAAGAGAGATGTATTCCTGCTGGGGGCAgtcctgagccctggtggcactgtctagtaaatgttgggctgccaaccaatcaaacccaccagtcagtctgagggagaatgatgaggctgtaccTATTAAGATtttcaacctcagaaaccctacatagagtcaatatgagtcagaattgacttggctgcagatttaaaaatcatataaacCAAAAATGTGAATCAAGATGGAATAAACTGGTAAAAGGAACATAAACTGCAAGAGTTAAAACTAAAGAGGAAAGAGAAACTAAAAATAAGGATTCATTTATCACTTAGATTTTTTGAAGCCTAAGAATGAAATGTTAAtagaaatgggaaaaatatttccttgccCGTTTTTATACTCCAAGGCCAAAGATGTTATGGTGATGCAAAAAAAGTGGACATAGCTAACTTAGATAACAAGTAACAGAGAGGCTAAAACAGGGATGGGATTAAGGCAGAAAATATgatcaggggaaaaaaagaaagaaaaaaagtctgGTAAGAATTCACAAATATATTAATACAAGAATGTGAACACGAAgggaaaataaaaccatcagggAGATGGTATTTGTCCTATAAGAATTAGCCTTGTCTGTTGCGCATGATGCAGTGTGTGAGGCAAACCCGCTCATTGCCATTGTGGGGACAACTCCAGGACAAATGGCATCCATCCCAGAGTTCTGAAGGAAGTGGTAAGAAAATAACCAATATACAAATAAGATTAAAACCTAATTCCTTCCAAGTTCTTTACAAGGTTTTGATATAATAAAACCCCCAACAAAATTTCTGTAATTCAATGGTAGAGATAAAACATAGTCtgaaaaaaagttaaaatctTTTACCAGTATTGGCACATTACTATCATTTTTGAGGCAATGAAGTTAATTTGAAGTTGAGTGAGATTAATGCTTTTTAAATTTGGCCATCTTTTAAGTCTCCCAATTTGTGTTAGGCTACCTTTCCCAGGTATATTTctgaatttattttctttaaagaaaatcatGGGGATGCTTCTTCATGCAAATTGGAAAATGAATTATTTGAAAATTCATAAAATGTCTCATCTACCTACCCCACCCTCAAACTATGAatccaaaatgaaattatttggaaAAATGGTTCTTTTCTTTTGCCTAACTACAGATTTAAAGCTGTATCATTACTATGGTAAATAAATATCTTCAGTCAAATtcacccattctgactcatggtgactctataggataaggtagaactgtctctgtgggtttccaagactgtatctctttctttttttttatttttaattttaacaatttattggggctgatacaattcttttcacagttcatacatatacatacatcaattgtataaagcacatctgtacagtctttgccctaatcatttttttctcttttcttcttttacattttattagggactcaaacaactcttaccacaatccatacatatacatacatcaattgtataaagcacatccatacattccctgccccaatcattctcaaagcatttgctctccacttaagccccttgcatcaggtcctcttccccccccccacctccctccccattcccccctccctcatatgcccttgttaatttatacatcgttactttgtcatatcttgccccatccggagtctcccctcccccccccctccgccatccctctcccagggaagaggtcacatgtggatccctgcaatcagctccccccttccaacccactcaccctccactctcccagcattgtccctcacacccttggtcctgaaggtatcatccaccctggattccctgtacctccaaccctcatatgtaccagtgtacagcctctgtcctatccagccctgcaaggtagaattcggatcatggtagttggggggaggaagcatccaggatctgggggaaagctgtgttcttcatcgatactacctcacaccctaattaacccatctcctctcctaaacccctctatgaggggatctccattggccgacacttgggccttgggtctccactctgcacttcccccttcatttaatatgatatatatatacatatatacacatacatatatacatatacacatatatacacatacatacacacacttatatctattttttttgcatgatgccttatacctggtcccttgggcacctcgtgatcgcactggccggtgtgcttcttccatgtgggcttatctcTTTCTGCAGGAACAAATcccctttctccagaggaacacCTGataattttgaactactgatcttgcagatTGCCGCCCAAaaggtaaccactctgccacaagGGCTGCATGAAAATAGCTGTTGTTTCAacacgtaaacatctttctgggcgcagacagcctcatcttgctcctgtagagcactggtgggtttgaatcaccgagATATGGCATATgttccaatgcctaacccacagcactaccaAGCTCTGGAATGAAGCTGTGGAGCGAGCACATATTTTGCCTACAGTCCAGTAGGTGGAGTACCTGACTCCTTTATGATGGTGCTGAACTGCCGAATGCAAGTTTTTGAGCTCTCAATTCTTTTGATATTTCACCATATTTTCCCCGAGACAACTTGATTACTAACCCAATGGCTTTTCCTAAAGTTCGTATTCCGTTTAATGTCTCAACAGTGTTCAACACTACTGATCACTTTTCCAACTTTGTTATTTGGCTAGTAGTATGATAGGTTTTAAGTTCTGATATTTTCATTGGTCTCTCTTCTTCTTAAACCCTAAATGGAGACATTTTCTAAGATTCAGATGTGTATACATTCTTATTTTTGAAATACATTCTAATTCTCTTACTACATACCTTTCTTTATTCTTATACTAATTACTTTTACTGTACATTCATTATATTCTTAAATGTACCTTGGGGCTCAGTATCTCTCTACACTCAAGTCTCAATCTATACAAGATACTCACTTGCTCTGGTGTCACTGTAAAAAAAATCAGGTTTTAAAGCATAACAAATCTGGCTCACACTTCCAATTTTCGTTTTCCTTCTTTAGGTACTCCCTGGGTAATGCCATTGTTTTAAATATCAAAGAACCTCAGAATAAGAGAAACTTTAAAGAAATTGAGACTAGGCTTCTAAGGAGTAGACAAAATAGAGTCTGACAAAGGGCTACCAAATTATTTTGCCAAGAACAAATTTAGTAAAACTTCCAAGATCTATTGTCTTCTTCAAATACAAAAGAAATGGTTGTTTATCCAAAAGGTCGGAAGGTACGATTCTTACATTTAGCTTTGTGAAAGTTTATCACATTCTCCGTTAGTAAAAGATGAGCCGAGCTGGGGAGAAGTATGAGGATCACACggtgaaagaggaagaagaaaaggttCAATTAACACTAAGACTTATTTTACTGTGGCCATCCAACAGGAACACCGCCTAGATGATGCTTTTAAGGAATGTAAATAAGTTAGTGAGCAAGAGCAGCAGCATTTGAATAAATTGCAGAGGAAACCTTTTGTCTTAagagttgttattgttaggtgccatttaaTCAgctctgactgacagtgaccccatgtacaatgaAACAaatactgcaccatcctcactcttGTTATGTTGGAATGCATGGTTGCAGTTATTGTGTGAATCCATTTCtttgaggagcttcctcttttatcACTGACATTCTACTTCACTAAGCAAAAcaactttttccagggactgctttctcctTATTACATGTTTCAAGCATGTGAGACCAAATCTTGCCATTGtgcttctaaggtgcattctggctggacaGAAGCACCGAAGACAAGTTTGTTTGCGCTCTGACAGTTCACTGCACTTTTAATATTCCTAAGACCATTCCAAGCAGAATGAAATCCTAGACCAATACAATCTACTCTCTGCTTATCACAATACTGTCTATTGCAGAGTGAATAAGAATGGAAATAACAGTTGGTAAATCTACTGAGGAATCCCCGGGGTGGTGCGAATCATGAACAGTCTTGGTTGCGAACTGAAAGGTTAGCATTTGAGTCCATGTAGACTAGATATACTtcacagaaaggcctggtgatctgctcttgaaaagtcagcccttgaaaaccccgTGAAGCACAACAGTTCTACTATGACACACACGGGATTGCTGTAagttagaattaacttgatgtcAACTAATAAACCTACTAGAGATGGCGCTACTTAGATGAAAACTTAAGTAGAATACAAAAATCACACCATAATTGCAAAACTCAACGAGGGAGAACTTCGGTAATTTGTTTCGCAATGGAGACTTAATAAAAAGGGTCATTAaggaagactttttaaaaaaggtatcACATGTAAATGGCTCATAAAATGACTGGGAACTACCTACAATTGTTTTGTTACACTTCTAGGGTATACACCTtaaagtaaacaacaacaacaacataggtaTACGAAGATGAATAACTggcaaagaaaaaaatccttcagGGAAAAAGCCTTCATAACATGGCACGAGTACCTAAGCAAGCAACAGGGGTGTTCGTAGCTGATAATAACATTTAAATGAGCTTTCTTATCCCCTATGAAAAAGATTCTAGCAATACCTTAGAGTGGGCATCAATACAATACTGGGAGATACCAGTTAGGGATCCTGTGGTTAAACACACTTAAGTAAGTTTTCTTACTTCAGATGCTATAATACgaagctttaaaaaattttaaattattacaaAGAGCACATGGTAGGCACTTTTTCACAAGTCTATATTTCTGTGGATCACACAATGGGAAACACATCAGGCAGATCTGTGCTACCACATTGTCATTTGAAAGATTAAATACTCAAGATTTGTGTGTTCTAGAGTTAATCTCTATACCAGGTATAGATAAAGAATAAGGACCAATTTATGAGTATCTAATTTATGCATATCTCACATTTTCAAGCATGAAAATATAATTATTTGTAAACCTGAAAAGGACTAATGAGCAAGTAATATGACATTCAAATCATAAATCAGGGTTCCTGAGGAAATGATGAGTAATCATAAATGGGAACATTTTTCAGTAGGATGAAAAAGGCATCATGATTTTTCAAATAGGAAATCATAATCTGGTAAACCCTGCAGTTCTCAAAATACATCCCAGGTTTCCTGGAGGTCCAGTGAAGGCTGAAAAGCATTCACTCTTGGGAGAGGGCATCTGGTATGGGTCCTGAGTATGTATGTCTGCATATTCTTCATGGCATGCCAAGACTGCAAAGCCCTGACTGCTCTTTACCTGTGaaatgtcagagttgtatcctcaaaGCTCAAACTTTGAAGCTTGTCTATTGCTTGCTATAAAATGGTAGGTCCCTCATTCAGTGTTCCTTTCTTTCAATGCAACCTACTGCATGCACAGGTGTCGATGTAAATCTACCTGCATCAGCTCGCGGAACGTGGATGGCACAAAGCTACTTGCAGTGCTATGAATAGCAAATCTTTTTCTCTAACTCAAAATTCTTAGGTCTTTTTTCAGCAGCCAAGAAACAGCTAAAAGCCAACTTATGAGTCTGTAAATATGGTAAAATCAAACCACAGACCCTAACATCCAAAGATGCcaagaaaaagtaaaactgatGTTTACACATCAACCAATCCTACAATAGTCACTGCATATTCCAATGCCATAAACTTAGTAGAAAAAATAGCCAGTTT includes the following:
- the LOC142424416 gene encoding E3 ubiquitin-protein ligase RNF113A-like, with protein sequence MAEQLSPGKSTDEVCTFLFKKPGQKGAACCRKRPVCEREPEESSSSSSEEGSTVVRPEKKRTIHNPMIQMTRGSGRQKAPYDHLSSEENEPESLGVVYKSTRSAKPAGPEDMGATAVYQLDTEKELDAQAIFERSQKIQEELRGKEDDKIYRGIGSYQKFLKPKDTSMGNASSGMVRKGPIRAPEHLRATVRWDYQPDICKDYKETGFCGFGDSCKFLHDRSDYKHGWQIERELNEGRYSIYEDENYEVGSSDEEIPFKCFICRQTFQNPVVTKCRHYFCERCALQHFRSTSRCYVCDQQTNGIFNPAKELIAKLEKYQAAGEGGPSDFPEDPKEDPIPIT